In Biomphalaria glabrata chromosome 11, xgBioGlab47.1, whole genome shotgun sequence, the following proteins share a genomic window:
- the LOC106067478 gene encoding proton-associated sugar transporter A-like, translating into MEKDTMDIVDERTSLLVSREISGSPSPDDNKELPPAKHESNATYGTLDGDSCHVASRVQERLPAEHEVRLRATTSVDARLEPQNDLDARCSLLCRGRSNSDPVERHHLDPDMDAGILRALKTVKSNPYVQYVGLGLAGLVTQKELHDQQTGAPLRKTKMQLIRISAAVCGIELCYAAETAFVSPILLKLGVPPSLMTMVWCLSPILGFFLVPIMGSLSDRCSFKLGRRRPFIIIMSIGIILGLALVPNGEILGIWIGDSGNETINARPHLNSSIEDLIPKRSSLGFSFTLPPDHLWGIIFTILGVAMLDFNCDACQSPCRAYLLDVCVPEDHPTGLTMFTVMAGLGGTVGYIMGGIDWNATSFGEALGGHIRVVFSVVLIAFFVFVTLTLTSFREIPLKDLSIKKSELQKVKKKVGKSKYRKFTNEDTSSSGEEEQTEGSDIGRVERVSSYGALCETDKNALRKQNADLTSHSEADKDKHQIANISDRHWTVSDNLHNDTNLNKDSENQLVKEINYGDSVYPKARSANSASGSTIPEIRSIEVSSLNSPQIYDSATSYAQSKNSSKATSTSRVPPSRSGLSQSYQCNGSLASGERQGNPQHKGSSVGAGVRDVIDTVEVSTDVTLKTYLKSIIRMPKSMWILCLCNLLCWMSLVCYSLYFTDFVGQSVYGGDPMAPVGTDLHDRYDAGVRLGSFAMSLYSFSCACYSLGIERLVQRFRAKKVYVIGQLVFTLGMAGMAVSRSKIAVILLSPAAGIMYATLFTMPYLLVAHYHTRGMFSHGDPSLGDCKQVRGLGTDVAIISSMVFLAQFLLSVLMGTVVTAVDSTVAVIVTSAILSFLGSLTATQVTYLDL; encoded by the exons GACGAGAGGACTTCACTCTTAGTGTCAAGGGAGATTAGCGGTTCTCCATCGCCAGATGACAACAAGGAGTTACCTCCAGCTAAGCATGAGAGTAACGCAACCTATGGCACACTCGACGGCGACTCTTGTCACGTTGCCTCTCGTGTCCAAGAACGCTTACCAGCTGAGCATGAGGTCAGATTGAGGGCGACTACCTCCGTTGATGCAAGGCTAGAGCCCCAAAACGACCTTGACGCCAGATGCTCTTTACTCTGCAGGGGTCGTTCAAACTCCGATCCCGTAGAGAGACATCATCTCGATCCTGACATGGACGCGGGCATTCTCAGAGCGCTAAAGACTGTTAAAAGCAATCCTTACGTCCAATATGTCGGCCTCGGTCTGGCTGGACTGGTAACCCAGAAGGAGCTCCACGACCAACAGACCGGAGCCCCGCTCAGAAAAACTAAGATGCAGCTTATCAGAATAAGTGCCGCCGTCTGCGGAATTGAACTCTGCTACGCCGCTGAGACGGCGTTCGTAAGCCCCATCCTGTTGAAGCTCGGGGTTCCTCCATCTCTCATGACCATGGTGTGGTGCCTCAGCCCTATTCTGGGGTTCTTCCTCGTTCCTATAATGGGATCGCTCAGCGACAGATGCAGCTTTAAGCTGGGACGACGAAGACCTTTCATTATAATCATGTCAATTGGGATCATCCTAGGACTAGCATTGGTTCCCAATGGGGAGATTCTTGGGATTTGGATCGGAGATTCCGGAAACGAAACAATTAACGCCAGACCTCATCTAAACTCCAGTATAGAAGATCTCATCCCCAAGAGATCCAGCTTGGGATTTTCTTTCACGCTGCCTCCTGATCACCTTTGGGGTATAATATTTACAATTCTGGGCGTGGCCATGCTTGATTTCAACTGCGACGCCTGTCAGTCACCTTGCAGGGCGTACCTTTTAGATGTCTGCGTCCCCGAAGACCACCCTACTGGGCTGACCATGTTTACCGTTATGGCAGGACTGGGCGGTACAGTAGGATATATTATGGGAGGAATCGACTGGAATGCAACTAGCTTTGGCGAAGCATTGGGCGGACATATTCGTGTAGTCTTCTCTGTTGTGCTCATAGCCTTCTTTGTATTCGTCACGCTCACGTTAACATCTTTTCGGGAAATCCCGCTCAAAGACTTAAGCATCAAGAAATCGGAACTTcagaaagtgaaaaagaaagtaGGCAAATCTAAATACCGAAAGTTTACAAACGAAGACACTTCCTCCTCCGGCGAAGAAGAACAAACAGAAGGGAGTGACATAGGCAGAGTGGAGAGGGTGTCTTCTTACGGGGCGCTATGTGAAACAGACAAAAACGCCCTTCGCAAACAAAATGCGGACCTCACCTCACATAGTGAGGCGGACAAAGACAAACACCAAATAGCCAATATCAGTGACCGCCACTGGACAGTCTCTGACAATCTTCACAACGATACAAATTTGAACAAAGACTCTGAAAATCAATTAGTTAAGGAAATCAATTATGGAGACTCCGTTTATCCAAAGGCACGCTCCGCAAATAGCGCATCAGGTTCTACGATTCCAGAAATCAGATCGATTGAAGTCTCTTCCCTAAATAGCCCACAGATCTACGATAGCGCCACGAGCTACGCTCAGAGCAAGAATAGCAGCAAGGCCACGTCGACAAGTCGGGTTCCCCCTTCGAGATCCGGATTGAGCCAGTCCTATCAATGCAACGGGTCTCTAGCATCGGGGGAACGCCAGGGGAACCCTCAGCATAAGGGAAGCAGTGTGGGTGCCGGAGTGCGCGATGTCATTGATACGGTGGAGGTGTCGACGGATGTGACCTTGAAGACCTATCTCAAGTCCATCATCCGGATGCCCAAGTCGATGTGGATACTGTGTCTATGTAACCTGCTGTGTTGGATGTCTCTGGTCTGCTACTCACTTTACTTTACCGACTTTGTAG GTCAGTCGGTGTACGGCGGTGACCCCATGGCTCCTGTGGGCACTGACCTCCATGACAGATACGACGCTGGCGTGAGGCTGGGCTCGTTTGCAATGTCTCTTTACTCTTTCTCCTGTGCCTGCTACTCTCTCGGGATAGAGAGACTTGTGCAGAGGTTCA GAGCCAAGAAAGTCTATGTGATTGGTCAGTTGGTCTTCACGCTTGGAATGGCGGGAATGGCCGTCTCACGCAGTAAGATAGCGGTCATCCTTCTGTCCCCCGCGGCGGGGATCATGTACGCCACGTTATTCACCATGCCCTACTTACTGGTGGCACACTACCACACGAGGGGAATG TTCTCTCACGGAGACCCCTCTCTGGGGGACTGCAAACAAGTTCGAGGCCTCGGCACCGACGTAGCCATCATCAGCAGCATGGTATTCCTGGCCCAGTTCCTGCTCTCGGTCTTGATGGGGACAGTGGTCACTGCGGTGGACAGTACGGTGGCGGTCATCGTCACCAGCGCCATCCTCAGCTTTTTGGGCTCTCTCACTGCCACTCAGGTCACATACCTGGACTTATGA